In Nitrospira sp., the genomic window GTGTTATCTCTTCTACTGAGCGCGACCGATACAGAAGGTCGCCCGCTGAGTGATGAAGAAATTCGTGATGAACTCATGACCTTCTTGCTGGCTGGGCACGAAACCACCGCCAACGCGCTGACCTGGACGTGGTTTCTCCTCTCGCAAGATAGATCGGTTCGAGAACGACTGACTCAAGAACTGAACGAAGTCTTGGGGGCTCGGCTACCTAACGCGGCCGATCTTCCTCGCTTGCGCTACATGAAGATGATCTGGGATGAGTCGCTGCGCCTCTACCCTCCGGCCTGGACGCTTCACACCCGTCTTGCCCATGCGCAGGACCGACTTCCATCCGGGGCAATCCTTCCACCAGGAGCCTGGGTCTTCATCAGCCCCTGGAACTTGCACCGCAATCCACGGTGGTTCGCCGATCCAAACCGATTCGATCCTGAACGCTTTTCAGACGAGGCACAACAGACCTGCCCGGCGTTCACCTACATCCCGTTCGGTGCCGGTGGACGGCGATGCTTGGGAGAGTCATTTGCGGAGATGGAAGGACTCTTGATCATTGGCGACAATCGCCGCCACAGTTCGCTTACACCTGGTCAACGGGTAGACGATCCGTCCGGAACCGGTCATGACGTTACGTCCGCATGTTCCGGTGCGGATGATCGTTCAGCGAGTCGGGATCTCGGCACCACACCCCGCTGTGGCGTAGCTCGCTCACCGACCCGTCTCTCCTGCTGCTAGGCATCTCTCCGATGATATGGTACAACCGCGTTCGATTGTTGTCGGTGATAGAAGAGAGGTACTGGCTTGATGAAGAACTTCGTTGTGCCATCTCCTTGGTTCAGCTTAGGGATTGTCTCCTGTCTACTCGTGTTGTCGGGATGTCTTTCGCCCATCACCCTGACGCGAGCGGTGATTGCCTATGACGAGGCCATCACCGAATCGCAATCCAAGCAACTGCTTGTGAACATCGCCCGAGCACAACACCATCAGCCCATTCACTTTACCGGCGTCTCCAATGTCGCGGCGACCTTCGATTTTCGTTTCACAGCCGGCGCCACACCGGCCCTCACCGGAGACGCCAGCCGGACGATCTTGCCTGTCATCGGCGGAAGCGTGGCCGAGAACCCGACGATCAGTATCGCTCCGATTGAGGGAGAAGAGTTTACCAAACGCTTACTCACGCCGTTCCATGAAGCCAAGCTGACGTTGTTGCTGCGGCAGGGCATCGATATCGATCTCCTTCTCCGACTGATGGCCAAAGAGCTCCGAGTCAACCAGAGCGAGGGCACGATCGCCTACCGGAACAATCCATCCGACAAGGCCGGCTACGAGATGTTCAGACGGGTGGTCCTCCATCTCTCGGCTATTCAAGACCACAACAGCCTGTATGTTGAACCACTGAGCGTGGAACGAAGTTGGACGATTCCCGCCGACTCGGTCACGGCGGAAGGATTCAAAGCGCTCGAACAGGAATACCAGGTAGCCTACAACGCGAAAGACAAGACATTCACACTGCGGAAACAGATCGAAGGCGGCACGCTGATCACGAACTACGATCCGAATGTCCTGTCCCGTGAGGAACGGGCCCGCTTGCAGAACGAGAACGAACAGGGACTCCCGCATGACGTAACGTTTGATATTCGCCCTGGACATATCGGCGGCGACTGGCCGCTGAAGGGAGACTTTCGGCTACGCAGCTTCAATGCCATGCTGAACTTTCTGGGGCTCTCCCTCGCTGAAGAGCCGGAACACCATATCGAGAAGGATCGCCGCACACCTGAGGTGATGGAAAATCCGGTCAAGACCATGGATCTGATCCTGTCGTCGTCAGCTCCATCGGGGCTGGATCTCGTCATGAAATCCCACGGAAACTATTATGCCGTCAATACGACCGGGCCACAGGCGCGCTGGAACCGCGAGGCCTTTAAGCTCTTGTCGCAACTATTTCAGATGACGGTCACGGAGATCTCACGCGCCGGCGTGCCTAGCATTACCATCGCCAAATAGGCTGGCAAGATCCGTTGCGTTGATGGGCTAGTTCCTACTCGAGGGATGCGACACACAGGCCGTACAGAGAGCCTCTGAGCGAGACGAGAACGCCGCTGGCGGACTATTTCCGTATTCTGCTACGCGTCGGCTCGATCCAGGTCCGGCTTCAGTGGACGGCGACCGATCAGATAAATGATGGCGGCAAAAAGCATCGTGCTACCAGGGAAAATCAATCGGTACCCCCACCAGGGCAAGGTCGGCTTGAAAAATCCTAGGCCAAGTGTCAGCAGAATCGACGCCACAATTCCATAGACGTAGGCTGGAACAAGCGTCGTGGAATGATGCTCGCTGCGTTGCCTGGATGCCGCGACGAACCCCTTGATGAGGATATAGAGGGAGAAAATGATACAGGCGCTCCCATAATACACTGAGTAATCTTGCATAACCCCGACCTCGTTCTAATCTCATGCACGTGATTCGACAGGTACTGTATAGCGTATCGCCTCCACTCTTGTCGAGCTGCTTCCCGCATGACCACGTTCCGCATCAATCCCGAGAGCTGCATTCAGTATAGGTGTCACAGGTCGACGACCTCCGGCAACAGCGTTGCTGGAGGTCGTCTGGAAGACTGCTGAACTCTCAAGTATTGTGGATCAGAGCGGAGTCGTCTAGTACGGCCTAGACGTCGAAGATTCAACTGTTTCCTTGGCCTTCCTCTGGGCCTTACCTTTCTTTGCCTTTGCAGCACTCTTCATCTCCTGCCTCTCAGCCTTGAGCGCATCTCGCTTCGCCTTCATCTCGGATTTCATCTGCTCTCGTTTGGCCTTCATCTCGTCCTTCATCTGATCTTTCTTGGCTTTGAAGTTCTCCTTCATCTGCTCATGCTCAGACGCCATGTCGCCCTTCGCCTCACTGGCCATTGAACCCATGTCCTGCTTCATGTCGGAACCGAGGTTCGTGAGCTCGTCCGCCATGGCCAAGGGACCACCTCCGATGACGAGTGCGGATGCCACTGCAGATACAAGGATGAATCGCATAGATAACCCTCCCCTGAAATAGGTTGTGTCAACGTGGGCGACGCCGGAAGCCAGCGCCCGGTCTAGAGCTATCGTGAGACAGAGTTTCTGGCAACTGATTTCACGGTTTTAGACTTAGGAATCTTGCGAGACATACGGAAAGGCAAGGCAAGAAAGGAAGCAAAAAAACCACGGCCTCCAGCAGGCTGTCCCCTGGAGGCCGCGTACGAGCATGCACCTCAAAAGAGCACGCTCGATGCTTTTATATGGAAGCAAGCGTTATGGCCGGATCTCCCACAACAAATACACCAACCCCACCGCAATGGCTGATACCACGACGAAATGCATGAACATCCTCCGTACACTTGATTGTTGTAGTCTATTCAACGCCGGAAACCAGCGTCTAGACTAGGGGTATCGCGAGATGGGGTTTCTGGCAACTGATTTCAAGATTTGTGGCATGCGGTATTCAGCGATGCTGAACATGAGACAATGTTGACGAGCGCGCCGGACTGCCACGTGCTGAGATCCACATTGCTGAGCAAGATGGTGTGCTGACCAGCCACAACAAGTGCAGTGAAAAGGACTCAGATGATGAGTGGAGGAAGAACAAGGATTGTAGACGTCATTCGACTTTTCTCCCCATCAGGGTCTTCTCCTACCAGCACTGTGCCCAAGCCGGTGCCGGCGTAGGAGTCGGCTCAAGATTGGAGAGATCCACTTCAAAGAGAATTTCCGGACTATCGCCTTCAAGATTGTGTATTTGCAGCAGGCCCGTTCGCGTCGCTACGAGTAGCTGCCCTTCCCAACTCCAATCCGCCCACTGAAGATCATCCAAGAGATCGAGATCGCCATGAGGCCTCTGCGAGAATTATGGCATGACCACCAACTTGCTGAACTCTTCACGCGCCGCAGTCACGATGGCAGACGGCGCCTTGTCTGGGCTCCCAGCCTCAAACGGTGGTTGGGGATCGTACTCAATGAGTAGCTGGATGAGTTGCGCCGCATCAGCGCCAAATTCTTCTGCAACTAGGGTGAGGGCCATGTCGATCCCTGAGGAAACCCCGGTGGCCGTGACAACCTTGCCGTCGCGGACGACACGGGCTTTAGTCGGAATGGCACCGAATTGTTGCAAAATATCGCGGGCGAGCCAATGGGTTGTGGCCTTCAGCTCCTGGAGCACGCCGGCGGCTGCCAGTCCTAAGGTCCCGGTACAGACCGACGTGGTCCACGTGGTTGTGCGGTGCACCTGTGCAATCCATTCCAGAACCAGCTGATCCCCCATCACCGCTTGTGGAAATGCCGTGCCTGGTACCACCAGGATATCGGGACTGGTGGTTTCATCGAGCGAATAGTCTGCCGTCAGGCGCAGTCTTCCAAAATCGGTCCGCTTCACGCCCTTCTCACGCGCCACGAAGCGCACGTCGGTTCCAAGTGTCGGCGCCTGAAGAACTTCGTAAGGACCGATCGCGTCGAGCGCCGTCATACCGTCGTACAACAGAATGGCCACTTGCAACTTCTTATCTGGAATCATCATCCCCTCTCTTGGTTCACTACGACAATTAAATGGCCTGTTCAGCCTACTTGGACATATACCTACGTGAACAAAGAGGTAGTATAATGGAAATTATGCGTCGGATCAGTGCCTTTGTCGTCATCCTGGTGGGAACCATCGGGCCAAGCCTGTCGATCGCCGGTGGGGAGGAACCCTCTCAACAACCGAGTGCACAGGAACGCTTGAATCAGGTATTGGACTCTGAAGGCGGCACAACAGTCTATAAGGATCGGAAAGGAAATGTAGAGAGCACAATCAATCTGCCGGGTGGAGAACAGATCATCACGGTACAGCCACCCCAGGGTGCTGGGATCAATCTTGGTCCTCCCCTTCAATTAAACAATCAGACACTCCGGTTTCCTCCTCAACCTCCC contains:
- a CDS encoding DJ-1/PfpI family protein, which translates into the protein MQVAILLYDGMTALDAIGPYEVLQAPTLGTDVRFVAREKGVKRTDFGRLRLTADYSLDETTSPDILVVPGTAFPQAVMGDQLVLEWIAQVHRTTTWTTSVCTGTLGLAAAGVLQELKATTHWLARDILQQFGAIPTKARVVRDGKVVTATGVSSGIDMALTLVAEEFGADAAQLIQLLIEYDPQPPFEAGSPDKAPSAIVTAAREEFSKLVVMP
- a CDS encoding cytochrome P450, which produces MIDRAILPPTLSGPSVSRWWGCFPDLRRDTLGFLIQCQAYGDVVKLPMGLVVELLLRQRDAAMYVLNHPADVKHVLVTNQDNYRKAPVPPVESRIFGQGVLHTEGEIHHRQRRVLLPFFHGNHVTAYTNLITSQARDRVALWQDDTTIDIGQEMAHLTLSVIWRLLFGQDLRSEGETIREAIAVGQSLIKLQYDSLLASVTPLWIPIPRHRRFTRGFRVIEERLFQFIHERRMAAAPHDDVLSLLLSATDTEGRPLSDEEIRDELMTFLLAGHETTANALTWTWFLLSQDRSVRERLTQELNEVLGARLPNAADLPRLRYMKMIWDESLRLYPPAWTLHTRLAHAQDRLPSGAILPPGAWVFISPWNLHRNPRWFADPNRFDPERFSDEAQQTCPAFTYIPFGAGGRRCLGESFAEMEGLLIIGDNRRHSSLTPGQRVDDPSGTGHDVTSACSGADDRSASRDLGTTPRCGVARSPTRLSCC